A window of the Streptomyces sp. NBC_01351 genome harbors these coding sequences:
- a CDS encoding EamA family transporter, which produces MKRIATVALTALAPISWGSTYFVASELLPPDRPLFTGVMRALPAGLLLTALARTLPKGEWWWKSAVLGTLNIGAFFPLLFLSAYRLPGGVAAVLGAVGPLFVVGLAALLLGERASLRTVLAAVVAAFGVSMVVLTAEAKLDTIGIVAGVVSSVSMGAGTVMTKRWGRPEGVGPLAMTGWQLTAGGLVIIPVAALVEGAPPALDGNALLGYGYMMLINTGIAYWLWFRGIGQLSATSVTLLGPLSPLTAAVIGWAALGQALTPVQLAGMAIAFGATVAGQLAVARTASAPTPKEPFSSTEQINRNISMDLTDEQVRR; this is translated from the coding sequence ATGAAGCGCATCGCCACCGTCGCCCTGACCGCCCTCGCCCCCATCTCCTGGGGCTCCACCTACTTCGTCGCCAGCGAACTGCTGCCGCCCGACCGGCCGCTGTTCACCGGGGTCATGCGGGCCCTGCCCGCCGGACTGCTGCTGACCGCGCTCGCCCGGACCCTGCCCAAGGGCGAGTGGTGGTGGAAGTCCGCAGTCCTCGGCACCCTCAACATCGGCGCCTTCTTCCCGCTGCTCTTCCTCTCCGCCTACCGCCTGCCCGGCGGGGTCGCGGCCGTGCTCGGCGCCGTCGGACCGCTGTTCGTCGTGGGGCTCGCCGCGCTGCTCCTGGGGGAGCGCGCGAGCCTTCGTACGGTCCTCGCGGCCGTGGTCGCGGCGTTCGGCGTGAGCATGGTCGTCCTCACCGCCGAGGCGAAGCTCGACACCATCGGGATCGTCGCGGGCGTGGTCTCCTCCGTCTCCATGGGCGCGGGCACCGTCATGACCAAGCGCTGGGGACGGCCCGAGGGCGTCGGCCCGCTGGCCATGACCGGCTGGCAGCTCACTGCGGGCGGGCTGGTCATCATCCCGGTCGCCGCACTCGTCGAGGGCGCCCCGCCCGCGCTCGACGGCAACGCCCTGCTCGGCTACGGCTACATGATGCTGATCAACACCGGAATCGCGTACTGGCTCTGGTTCCGCGGCATCGGGCAGCTCAGCGCCACCTCGGTCACCCTGCTCGGCCCGCTCTCCCCCCTCACCGCCGCCGTCATCGGCTGGGCCGCCCTCGGGCAGGCGCTGACGCCCGTACAGCTGGCGGGCATGGCGATCGCCTTCGGGGCCACCGTCGCCGGACAGCTCGCGGTCGCGCGCACCGCTTCTGCTCCCACCCCCAAGGAACCGTTCAGTTCTACTGAACAGATCAATCGAAACATTTCGATGGACCTGACTGATGAGCAGGTGCGACGGTAG
- a CDS encoding DMT family transporter, with protein MAVLDRVRTVSQAQPTALGTGKKGAAGLGVLLALLATVVWSGSFVATRGMADTVPPVQAVFWRWVIALVAVAPFAARQVWQQRALIRKHFGFIAVASLFGVALYNTLVHQAGLTTSASNMGMIMAASPVIMALYARLGGERLGARRTLGMLVAALGVLLLVGDGSLGFDFGAGDLWMFAAALSFATYSALLKRKPAELGGLAFLMTTFALGALMLAPAYAVSVSEQGAFEVGAGPVGQLLYVGVFSSAVAFFAWNKAISVIGAARAGVVYYLQPVCVAGLGFLLLGEETGPAQLLCMALILGGVMLGSARR; from the coding sequence GTGGCCGTCCTGGACCGCGTCCGTACCGTTTCGCAAGCACAGCCCACCGCGCTGGGCACGGGGAAGAAGGGAGCCGCCGGGCTCGGCGTGCTCCTCGCCCTCCTCGCGACGGTCGTCTGGTCCGGCAGCTTCGTCGCCACCCGGGGAATGGCCGACACCGTCCCGCCCGTCCAGGCCGTCTTCTGGCGCTGGGTCATCGCCCTCGTCGCCGTCGCCCCCTTCGCCGCCCGCCAGGTCTGGCAGCAGCGGGCCCTGATCCGCAAGCACTTCGGCTTCATCGCCGTGGCCTCGCTCTTCGGCGTCGCCCTCTACAACACCCTCGTGCACCAGGCCGGACTGACCACCTCCGCCTCCAACATGGGCATGATCATGGCTGCCTCGCCGGTCATCATGGCCCTGTACGCCCGCCTCGGCGGCGAACGGCTCGGCGCCCGGCGCACCCTCGGGATGCTCGTCGCGGCCCTCGGCGTGCTGCTGCTCGTCGGGGACGGCTCCCTCGGCTTCGACTTCGGCGCCGGCGACCTGTGGATGTTCGCCGCCGCCCTCTCCTTCGCCACCTACAGCGCCCTGCTCAAGCGCAAGCCCGCCGAACTGGGCGGACTCGCCTTCCTGATGACCACCTTCGCGCTCGGCGCGCTGATGCTGGCCCCCGCCTACGCCGTCTCCGTCTCCGAGCAGGGCGCCTTCGAGGTCGGCGCCGGACCGGTCGGACAGCTCCTCTACGTCGGCGTGTTCTCCTCGGCCGTCGCCTTCTTCGCCTGGAACAAGGCCATCTCGGTCATCGGGGCGGCCCGCGCCGGAGTCGTCTACTACCTCCAGCCGGTCTGCGTCGCCGGACTCGGCTTCCTGCTGCTGGGCGAGGAGACCGGCCCCGCGCAGCTGCTGTGCATGGCGCTGATCCTCGGCGGAGTCATGCTGGGGAGCGCCCGCCGGTAG
- a CDS encoding LysR family transcriptional regulator produces the protein MTEWDIKKLRILRTLAERGTVTATAEALHMTPSAVSQQLTNLARQLGVVLLEAQGRRVRLTDAAHLVLRHAEAVFAQLERADAELAGYLAGDAGEVRVGAFSTAVPALVVPAVAALRAGHPGVEIRVRETEAAESYELLAAGGVDLALSLAAHAPTARDPRFTRVTLMEDPLDVALPPGHPLAAAPDVRLADLSGDPWIYGGSGPWSEIAVGACEAAGFVPEQAHSASGWTAILAMVEAGMGVALVPRMVSSRASGVAVRVLTHDRPTRHVIAAVRRGGEAAPAVAHVLTALRTVAAGRG, from the coding sequence ATGACCGAGTGGGACATCAAGAAGCTGCGGATCCTGCGGACCCTCGCCGAACGGGGGACCGTGACCGCCACGGCCGAGGCGCTGCACATGACGCCCTCGGCCGTTTCGCAGCAGCTGACGAACCTCGCCCGGCAGCTGGGGGTGGTGCTCCTGGAGGCCCAGGGCCGGCGGGTCCGCCTCACGGACGCCGCGCACCTCGTACTGCGGCACGCGGAGGCGGTGTTCGCGCAGCTGGAGCGGGCCGACGCCGAGCTCGCCGGGTACCTCGCCGGGGACGCGGGGGAGGTGCGGGTCGGCGCCTTCTCCACCGCCGTACCGGCGCTCGTCGTCCCGGCGGTGGCGGCGCTGCGGGCCGGCCACCCGGGGGTGGAGATCCGGGTGCGGGAGACGGAGGCCGCGGAATCGTACGAGCTCCTCGCGGCCGGGGGCGTGGACCTGGCGCTGTCCCTGGCCGCCCACGCACCGACCGCGCGCGATCCCCGGTTCACCCGGGTGACGCTGATGGAGGACCCGCTGGACGTGGCGCTCCCGCCCGGGCACCCGCTGGCCGCGGCGCCGGACGTACGGCTCGCGGACCTGTCCGGCGACCCGTGGATCTACGGGGGCAGCGGCCCCTGGTCGGAGATCGCGGTCGGGGCGTGCGAGGCGGCCGGGTTCGTCCCGGAACAGGCGCACTCGGCGTCCGGGTGGACCGCGATCCTGGCCATGGTCGAGGCGGGGATGGGTGTGGCGCTGGTCCCGCGCATGGTGTCGAGCCGCGCCTCCGGAGTGGCGGTCCGGGTCCTGACCCACGACCGGCCCACCCGCCACGTCATCGCGGCCGTCCGCCGGGGCGGCGAGGCCGCGCCGGCGGTGGCCCATGTCCTGACGGCCCTGCGGACGGTTGCCGCCGGCCGGGGATAG
- the pepN gene encoding aminopeptidase N produces MPGTNLTREEAQQRAKLLTVDSYEIELDLSGAQEGGTYPSVTTVRFQSAEAGVETFIDLVAPAVHEVVLNGKSLDVAAVFRDSRIALKHLAAGANELRVVADCAYTNTGEGLHRFVDPVDQQAYLYTQFEVPDARRVFASFEQPDLKATFQFTVTAPEGWTVISNSPTPEPKDRVWSFEPTPRISSYITALIVGPYHAVHSSYEGPGGQSVPLGIYCRPSLAEFLDADEIFDVTRKGFDWFQEQFAYDYPFAKYDQLFVPEFNAGAMENAGAVTIRDQYVFRSKVTDAAYETRAETILHELAHMWFGDLVTMEWWNDLWLNESFATYTSIACQAYGEGSKWPHAWTTFANSMKTWAYRQDQLPSTHPIMADIRDLDDVMVNFDGITYAKGASVLKQLVAYVGTDAFFKGVQAYFKAHAFGNTRLSDLLGALEETSGRDLTTWSKAWLETAGINILRPEITTGADGTITAFGIRQEAPALPAGAKGEPTLRPHRIAVGLYDLQGGKLVRTDRIELDIDGELTEVPELVGRARPAVFLLNDDDLSYAKVRLDEESLATVTAHLGDFTEPLPRALCWASAWDMTRDGELATRDYLALVLSGIGKESDIGVVQSLHRQVKLAIDLYADPAWREEGLAAWTVAALEHLRAAAPGSDHQLAWARAFAATARTEDQLTYLSALLDGSAVIEGLAVDTELRWAFLERLVATGVADEAAIAAELERDATAAGERHAATARAARPTAEAKAAAWASVVESADLPNAVQEAVIGGFVQTDQRELLAPYAAKYFAALKQVWDTRSHEIAQQIAVGLYPSLQVSAATLAETDAWLSAAEPNAALRRLVSESRAGVERALRAQAADAAAAQA; encoded by the coding sequence GTGCCAGGCACGAATCTCACCCGTGAAGAGGCCCAGCAGCGGGCAAAGCTGCTCACCGTCGACTCGTACGAGATCGAACTCGATCTCAGCGGCGCGCAGGAGGGCGGAACGTATCCGTCCGTGACCACCGTGCGCTTCCAGTCGGCCGAGGCCGGGGTCGAGACCTTCATCGACCTGGTCGCCCCGGCCGTCCACGAGGTCGTGCTGAACGGCAAGTCCCTGGACGTCGCCGCCGTCTTCCGGGACTCGCGCATCGCTCTGAAGCACCTCGCGGCGGGGGCCAACGAGCTCCGCGTCGTCGCGGACTGCGCGTACACCAACACCGGTGAGGGCCTGCACCGCTTCGTCGACCCGGTCGACCAGCAGGCGTACCTGTACACCCAGTTCGAGGTGCCGGACGCGCGGCGGGTCTTCGCCAGCTTCGAGCAGCCCGACCTGAAGGCGACCTTCCAGTTCACCGTGACGGCCCCCGAGGGCTGGACGGTCATCTCGAACTCGCCGACGCCTGAGCCGAAGGACCGGGTGTGGAGCTTCGAGCCCACCCCGCGCATCTCCTCGTACATCACGGCCCTGATCGTCGGCCCGTACCACGCGGTGCACAGCTCGTACGAGGGTCCGGGCGGGCAGTCCGTGCCGCTCGGCATCTACTGCCGTCCCTCGCTCGCGGAGTTCCTCGACGCGGACGAGATCTTCGACGTGACCCGCAAGGGCTTCGACTGGTTCCAGGAGCAGTTCGCCTACGACTACCCCTTCGCCAAGTACGACCAGCTCTTCGTCCCGGAGTTCAACGCGGGCGCGATGGAGAACGCCGGCGCGGTCACCATCCGCGACCAGTACGTCTTCCGCTCGAAGGTGACGGACGCGGCGTACGAGACGCGCGCCGAGACGATCCTGCACGAGCTCGCGCACATGTGGTTCGGCGACCTGGTCACCATGGAGTGGTGGAACGACCTGTGGCTGAACGAGTCCTTCGCGACCTACACCTCGATCGCCTGCCAGGCGTACGGCGAGGGCTCGAAGTGGCCGCACGCGTGGACCACGTTCGCCAACTCCATGAAGACCTGGGCGTACCGGCAGGACCAGCTGCCGTCCACGCACCCGATCATGGCGGACATCCGTGACCTCGACGACGTCATGGTCAACTTCGACGGCATCACGTACGCCAAGGGCGCCTCGGTGCTCAAGCAGCTCGTGGCCTACGTCGGCACGGACGCCTTCTTCAAGGGCGTGCAGGCGTACTTCAAGGCGCACGCCTTCGGGAACACCCGGCTGTCCGACCTGCTCGGCGCCCTGGAGGAGACCTCGGGCCGCGACCTGACCACGTGGTCGAAGGCGTGGCTGGAGACGGCCGGCATCAACATCCTGCGGCCGGAGATCACCACCGGCGCGGACGGCACGATCACCGCCTTCGGCATCCGCCAGGAGGCGCCCGCCCTGCCCGCCGGCGCCAAGGGCGAGCCCACCCTGCGCCCGCACCGCATCGCGGTCGGCCTGTACGACCTCCAGGGCGGCAAGCTGGTCCGCACGGACCGGATCGAGCTGGACATCGACGGCGAGCTGACGGAGGTGCCGGAGCTCGTGGGCCGCGCCCGCCCGGCCGTCTTCCTGCTCAACGACGACGACCTGTCGTACGCCAAGGTCCGCCTGGACGAGGAGTCCCTCGCGACGGTCACCGCGCACCTGGGCGACTTCACCGAGCCGCTGCCGCGCGCCCTGTGCTGGGCCTCGGCGTGGGACATGACCCGCGACGGCGAGCTCGCCACCCGCGACTACCTCGCACTGGTGCTGTCCGGCATCGGCAAGGAGTCGGACATCGGCGTGGTCCAGTCCCTGCACCGCCAGGTGAAGCTGGCCATCGACCTGTACGCCGACCCGGCGTGGCGCGAGGAGGGCCTGGCGGCCTGGACCGTGGCCGCGCTGGAGCACCTGCGTGCGGCGGCGCCGGGCAGCGACCACCAGCTGGCGTGGGCGCGCGCCTTCGCGGCCACCGCCCGCACGGAGGACCAGCTGACCTACCTGTCGGCGCTGCTGGACGGCTCGGCCGTGATCGAGGGCCTGGCCGTCGACACCGAGCTGCGCTGGGCCTTCCTGGAGCGGCTGGTCGCCACGGGCGTCGCCGACGAGGCGGCCATCGCGGCGGAGCTCGAGCGTGACGCCACCGCGGCCGGCGAGCGGCACGCGGCGACGGCGCGTGCGGCGCGTCCGACGGCCGAGGCGAAGGCCGCCGCGTGGGCGTCGGTGGTGGAGTCCGCGGACCTGCCGAACGCGGTGCAGGAGGCGGTGATCGGCGGCTTCGTCCAGACCGACCAGCGCGAGCTGCTGGCCCCGTACGCCGCGAAGTACTTCGCGGCGCTCAAGCAGGTCTGGGACACCCGCAGCCACGAGATCGCCCAGCAGATCGCGGTGGGCCTGTACCCGTCGCTGCAGGTCTCCGCGGCCACTCTGGCCGAGACGGACGCGTGGCTCTCGGCGGCCGAGCCGAACGCTGCGCTGCGCCGCCTCGTCTCGGAGTCCCGCGCGGGCGTCGAGCGCGCGCTCCGCGCCCAGGCCGCGGACGCGGCTGCCGCCCAGGCCTAA
- a CDS encoding DUF1203 domain-containing protein — MDTTYWARPIEETALKELRVRDDAGRECVPYRDEEGGAPLRCCLRASGAGERIALVSYAPLRRWAAGMGTDPGAYDEQGPVFIHAEQCAGPAEGGGHPFARAGVQRTARRYDARGHILGGRVLDLGEDPDGVIERALDEAFADPEVALVHLRAAEYGCFLFEVRRPTVSLAGGRS, encoded by the coding sequence ATGGACACCACGTACTGGGCGAGGCCCATCGAGGAGACGGCGCTCAAGGAGCTCCGCGTACGGGACGACGCGGGGCGGGAGTGCGTCCCGTACCGGGACGAGGAGGGCGGCGCGCCACTGCGCTGCTGCCTGCGGGCGAGCGGGGCCGGCGAGCGGATCGCGCTCGTCTCGTACGCGCCGCTGCGGCGCTGGGCGGCCGGTATGGGCACGGACCCGGGGGCGTACGACGAGCAGGGGCCCGTCTTCATTCACGCCGAGCAGTGCGCGGGGCCCGCGGAGGGCGGCGGCCACCCCTTCGCCCGCGCGGGCGTGCAGCGCACCGCCCGCCGGTACGACGCCCGCGGGCACATCCTCGGGGGGCGGGTCCTCGACCTCGGGGAAGATCCCGACGGGGTGATCGAGCGGGCCCTCGACGAGGCCTTCGCCGACCCGGAGGTCGCCCTCGTCCACCTCCGCGCCGCCGAGTACGGCTGCTTCCTGTTCGAGGTCCGCCGGCCCACTGTCAGCCTCGCCGGCGGGCGATCCTGA
- a CDS encoding aspartate-semialdehyde dehydrogenase — translation MRVGIVGATGQVGGVMRGILAERKFPVDELRLFASARSAGTTLEWEGREITIEDASTADYSGLDIVLFSAGGATSRALAEKVASQGAVVIDNSSAWRSHPEVPLVVSEVNPHAIKNRPKGIIANPNCTTMAAMPVLRPLHEEAGLSAMIATTYQAVSGSGLAGVAELKGQACAVAEAADQLTFDGGAVEFPEPGVYKRPIAYNVIPLAGSIVDDGSFETDEEQKLRNESRKILEIPGLKVSGTCVRVPVFAGHSLQVNARFDRPISVERAYELLKDAPGVELSEIPTPLQAAGKDASYVGRIRADETVDNGLALFLSNDNLRKGAALNAVQIAELVAEELRQG, via the coding sequence GTGAGGGTCGGAATCGTCGGAGCCACCGGACAGGTCGGCGGAGTCATGCGCGGCATCCTCGCCGAGCGCAAGTTCCCGGTGGACGAGCTGCGCCTGTTCGCCTCGGCCCGTTCGGCCGGCACGACCCTCGAGTGGGAGGGTCGGGAGATCACCATCGAGGACGCCTCGACGGCGGACTACTCCGGCCTGGACATCGTGCTCTTCTCGGCCGGTGGCGCCACCTCCCGCGCCCTCGCCGAGAAGGTCGCCTCGCAGGGCGCCGTCGTGATCGACAACTCCTCCGCCTGGCGCAGCCACCCCGAGGTCCCCCTCGTGGTCTCCGAGGTCAACCCGCACGCGATCAAGAACCGCCCCAAGGGCATCATCGCGAACCCGAACTGCACCACGATGGCCGCGATGCCGGTGCTGCGCCCGCTGCACGAAGAGGCCGGCCTGTCCGCGATGATCGCCACCACCTACCAGGCCGTGTCCGGCTCGGGCCTGGCCGGTGTCGCCGAGCTCAAGGGCCAGGCCTGCGCGGTGGCGGAGGCCGCCGACCAGCTGACCTTCGACGGCGGCGCGGTGGAGTTCCCCGAGCCGGGCGTCTACAAGCGGCCCATCGCCTACAACGTCATCCCGCTGGCGGGCTCGATCGTGGACGACGGCTCCTTCGAGACCGACGAGGAGCAGAAGCTCCGCAACGAGTCCCGCAAGATCCTGGAGATCCCCGGTCTCAAGGTCTCCGGCACCTGCGTGCGCGTACCGGTCTTCGCCGGCCACTCCCTGCAGGTCAACGCCCGCTTCGACCGCCCGATCAGCGTCGAGCGCGCCTACGAGCTGCTGAAGGACGCCCCCGGCGTCGAGCTGTCGGAGATCCCGACCCCCCTCCAGGCCGCCGGCAAGGACGCCTCGTACGTGGGCCGCATCCGCGCCGACGAGACGGTGGACAACGGCCTCGCGCTGTTCCTGTCGAACGACAACCTCCGCAAGGGCGCGGCCCTGAACGCGGTCCAGATCGCCGAGCTCGTCGCCGAGGAGCTCCGCCAGGGCTGA
- a CDS encoding TerD family protein, whose product MPIIERGANTPLTSGPFRITVARAARPGAPAVAAAAVLLDAAGRVRGDDDVVLAGGPPHPSGAVRHLGGAEEGGLLVQWLEVDPDTVEPAVQRILITAIAAGGRFGAVDGLYVEVVAGDGTPAARYEATGATMDTALVLGECYRRDGAWRFRAVGQGYTSGPAALAADYGIRPQALPAAPVAGPAMTEVDKVEAGTAAPPPVAATQAPAPAAAEPLPATRQDRGRPGGWADVVHEGHGEQEVTLVNPEPGHPALLEYEALGATDSDTHFTADRIDGQDTPLLVFYRDRHGLRGQLLAFSAGGHRFRLRITANCHWRLRLRPADTVQTLGTGVVSGRGTAVLRYDGPPALLRVERGRAKDAEMEVFTTQAGGGGHLVAHANHRHPVTGPLAVGPEGWVHVTVEAPDTVPWKLEVLPLNAAPVLERKLSGRGPDVVLVRGVGAKVEVRHDQAITPLFALDEHLLPGERVCTEPGVYAVPPGHLSVRTRGKWSLRVRD is encoded by the coding sequence ATGCCGATCATCGAGAGAGGGGCCAACACCCCTTTGACCAGCGGCCCGTTCCGCATCACCGTGGCGCGTGCGGCCAGGCCCGGAGCTCCGGCGGTGGCCGCCGCGGCGGTCCTGCTGGACGCCGCCGGCCGGGTCCGCGGTGACGACGACGTGGTCCTGGCCGGCGGGCCCCCGCACCCGTCCGGCGCCGTGCGGCACCTGGGCGGGGCCGAGGAGGGCGGGCTGCTCGTCCAGTGGCTGGAGGTGGACCCGGACACCGTGGAGCCGGCCGTGCAGCGGATCCTGATCACCGCGATCGCCGCGGGCGGGCGCTTCGGCGCGGTCGACGGGCTGTACGTGGAGGTGGTGGCCGGCGACGGAACCCCGGCGGCCCGGTACGAGGCGACGGGCGCCACCATGGACACCGCGCTCGTGCTCGGCGAGTGCTACCGCCGCGACGGGGCCTGGCGGTTCCGCGCGGTGGGCCAGGGCTACACCAGCGGCCCGGCCGCCCTCGCCGCCGACTACGGCATACGCCCGCAGGCCCTCCCGGCCGCCCCGGTGGCCGGTCCGGCGATGACCGAGGTCGACAAGGTGGAGGCCGGGACGGCCGCGCCCCCGCCGGTCGCCGCCACGCAGGCACCGGCCCCGGCCGCCGCCGAGCCCCTCCCGGCGACCCGGCAGGACCGCGGACGGCCCGGCGGCTGGGCCGACGTCGTGCACGAGGGGCACGGCGAGCAGGAGGTCACCCTGGTGAACCCGGAGCCCGGCCACCCGGCGCTACTGGAGTACGAGGCGCTCGGCGCGACGGACTCCGACACCCACTTCACGGCGGACCGGATCGACGGGCAGGACACGCCGCTCCTGGTCTTCTACCGCGACCGCCACGGCCTGCGGGGACAGCTGCTGGCGTTCAGCGCGGGCGGCCACCGGTTCCGGCTGCGCATCACGGCGAACTGCCACTGGCGGCTGCGGCTGCGCCCGGCCGACACGGTGCAGACCCTCGGGACGGGCGTCGTCTCGGGACGAGGCACCGCCGTCCTGCGGTACGACGGCCCGCCCGCCCTGCTCAGGGTCGAGCGCGGGCGCGCCAAGGACGCCGAGATGGAGGTGTTCACCACCCAGGCGGGCGGCGGCGGTCACCTCGTCGCGCACGCGAACCACCGCCACCCGGTGACCGGCCCGCTCGCCGTGGGCCCCGAGGGCTGGGTCCACGTGACGGTCGAGGCCCCCGACACCGTCCCGTGGAAGCTGGAGGTGCTGCCCCTGAACGCCGCCCCGGTGCTGGAGCGGAAGCTCTCCGGCCGGGGCCCGGACGTGGTGCTGGTGCGCGGGGTCGGGGCGAAGGTGGAGGTCCGGCACGACCAGGCGATCACCCCGCTGTTCGCCCTCGACGAGCACCTGCTGCCCGGGGAGCGGGTGTGCACCGAGCCGGGGGTGTACGCCGTCCCGCCCGGCCATCTCTCCGTCCGCACCAGGGGCAAGTGGAGCCTTCGGGTCCGCGACTGA